In a single window of the Candidatus Rokuibacteriota bacterium genome:
- a CDS encoding four-carbon acid sugar kinase family protein: protein MPLTILADDLTGACDAGAPFAGPGRVGLFVEPAAPGADWNVASVDTESRALPPAEAADRIRRAAGRMGPRLRHGRVFKKIDSSMRGAVGAEVVALCSAAAARTALVCPAFPAERRTVVGGILRIHGLPAHESPVGRDPDYPAPTSDLLEILAGQLGHPVGHVPLETVRRGDEALRHALARAAPPLVVADAVTEADLDALARAVIALPATLLAGSAGLARRLASALGHAGDPAPLPAGRAWLIVAGSLHPATTAQIETLATAGVTGLWIEPGGSRPDPAGIVAALAADEPAFVAARVPAASPGRLERAQMAKRLACAATAALSVATPALVCATGGETALALTRALGAARLELLGAPGPGLALGEMIVPGASGPRRSGRRLLTKAGGFGPPELFVTLITGTRR from the coding sequence ATGCCGCTCACCATCCTCGCCGATGACCTCACGGGCGCCTGCGACGCCGGCGCTCCCTTCGCGGGCCCCGGCCGCGTGGGCCTCTTCGTGGAGCCCGCCGCCCCCGGCGCGGACTGGAACGTCGCCTCCGTGGACACCGAGAGCCGCGCGCTCCCTCCTGCCGAGGCCGCCGACCGGATCCGCCGCGCCGCCGGCCGGATGGGTCCGCGCCTGCGCCACGGCCGCGTCTTCAAGAAGATCGACTCCAGCATGCGGGGCGCCGTCGGCGCCGAGGTGGTGGCCCTGTGCTCCGCCGCCGCGGCCAGGACGGCGCTGGTGTGCCCGGCCTTCCCGGCGGAGCGCCGGACCGTGGTCGGGGGCATCCTGCGAATCCACGGCCTCCCCGCTCACGAGTCTCCGGTGGGACGCGACCCCGACTACCCCGCGCCGACCTCCGACCTCCTCGAGATCCTGGCCGGGCAGCTCGGGCATCCCGTGGGCCACGTCCCGCTCGAGACGGTCCGCCGCGGCGACGAGGCGCTCCGGCACGCGCTCGCGCGAGCAGCGCCTCCCCTCGTCGTCGCCGACGCCGTCACCGAGGCTGATCTCGACGCCCTCGCGCGGGCCGTCATCGCCCTGCCGGCCACGCTCCTGGCCGGCTCGGCTGGGCTGGCGCGCCGGCTCGCGAGCGCGCTCGGCCACGCCGGCGACCCCGCGCCCCTGCCGGCAGGGCGAGCCTGGCTCATCGTCGCCGGCAGCCTGCATCCCGCGACGACCGCGCAGATCGAGACGCTGGCTACCGCCGGCGTGACGGGCCTCTGGATCGAGCCCGGCGGTAGCCGACCAGATCCGGCGGGCATCGTCGCAGCGCTGGCCGCCGACGAGCCTGCGTTCGTGGCCGCGCGCGTGCCCGCCGCGTCGCCCGGACGGCTCGAGCGTGCCCAGATGGCCAAGCGCCTGGCCTGCGCCGCGACAGCAGCGCTCTCGGTGGCGACGCCAGCCCTGGTCTGCGCCACCGGAGGCGAGACCGCGCTGGCACTGACGCGCGCCCTGGGCGCCGCTCGGCTCGAGCTCCTGGGGGCGCCGGGGCCCGGGCTCGCGCTGGGCGAGATGATCGTCCCCGGCGCCTCGGGGCCCCGGAGGTCGGGGCGGAGGCTCCTCACCAAGGCGGGTGGCTTCGGCCCGCCGGAGCTGTTCGTCACCCTCATCACAGGAACCCGACGATGA
- a CDS encoding carbon-nitrogen hydrolase family protein — protein sequence MTHYQEFTLAAVQAAPIPFDREASTEKACRLIEEAAARGATLAAFGETWLPGYPFFAFSSPGPLWWKAAAEYLANAVEIPSPTTDRLCGTARRAGIDVVIGVVELDPRTRGTVYCTLLFIGRDGAILGRHRKLKPTHAERAIWGEGDARGLRTYDRPYGRLSGLNCWEHNMVLPGYALMAQGTQVHVAAWPGREPSVVPPAPVSVWPRQLLLSRAFASQAAAYVVMVGGVRLPDDTPERYRELATFHHTGDSAIIDPRGEIIAGPAKGETILTAHGSLEAVLAAKAGCDVGGHYSRPDILQLHIDGRPLERAVGLAASQGPLPAPAGCGLDLAASEPERAEQERERR from the coding sequence ATGACCCATTACCAGGAGTTTACCCTGGCGGCCGTGCAGGCGGCACCCATCCCGTTCGATCGCGAGGCCTCCACCGAGAAGGCCTGCCGTCTCATCGAAGAGGCGGCGGCCCGGGGCGCGACGCTCGCGGCCTTCGGCGAGACCTGGCTGCCCGGCTACCCCTTCTTTGCCTTCAGCTCGCCGGGCCCGCTGTGGTGGAAGGCGGCTGCCGAGTACCTGGCCAATGCCGTCGAGATCCCGAGCCCCACCACCGACCGCCTCTGCGGCACCGCGCGCCGGGCGGGCATCGACGTGGTCATCGGCGTCGTCGAGCTGGACCCGCGCACGCGGGGGACAGTGTACTGCACGCTGCTCTTCATCGGGCGCGACGGCGCGATCCTCGGGCGGCATCGCAAGCTCAAGCCGACCCACGCCGAGCGCGCGATCTGGGGCGAGGGCGACGCCCGGGGCCTGCGCACCTACGACCGCCCCTACGGCCGGCTCAGCGGGCTCAACTGCTGGGAGCACAACATGGTGTTGCCCGGCTATGCGCTCATGGCGCAAGGGACGCAGGTCCACGTGGCGGCCTGGCCCGGGCGCGAGCCCTCCGTCGTGCCCCCCGCGCCGGTGTCGGTGTGGCCACGCCAGCTGCTCCTGTCGCGCGCCTTCGCCTCCCAGGCCGCGGCGTATGTCGTGATGGTGGGAGGCGTGCGGCTCCCCGACGACACCCCGGAGCGCTACCGGGAGCTGGCCACCTTCCATCACACGGGGGACAGCGCCATCATCGATCCGCGTGGCGAAATCATCGCCGGGCCCGCCAAGGGCGAGACGATCCTCACGGCGCACGGTTCGCTGGAGGCCGTGCTGGCTGCCAAGGCCGGATGCGACGTCGGGGGCCACTACTCGCGTCCCGACATCCTTCAGCTCCACATCGACGGCCGCCCGCTGGAGCGCGCGGTGGGCCTGGCGGCCTCGCAGGGCCCGCTTCCCGCGCCCGCCGGCTGCGGGCTCGACCTCGCCGCCAGCGAGCCCGAGCGCGCCGAGCAAGAGCGGGAGCGCCGCTGA
- a CDS encoding M20/M25/M40 family metallo-hydrolase produces the protein MMDWKSLGEEAVDLLRRYLMVDTTNPPGKETDGARFLAQVLDANGLTCEIVESAPGRGNLVARLRGDGSLPGIVLHHHIDVVYAARRYWTVDPFGGVIQDGYLYGRGALDMKSTGVLQLAAVLALRRARVPLKRDLILLATADEEAGSRFGAQWVADERRQWLAGAEYALSELGFIAARPGAKAPLGSIVISEKTGLPLRLTARSAPGHGSMPWPDTAPHRLIRALGRLLAAERPPRILPETREYFARLGSVLPGDQASGLDDLDRFLQDPAFRARFYGSPHHAAMVRTTFAVTMLKGSEKRNVIPPEAVAEIDCRMLAGEDPEEIRDWVRQVVADGEVEVEITSPPKQPNLSPPDTELYKHLADALRGRAPGVVVVPEILVGFTDNWVFRRCGLHGYGFGPFVLDDGEVRRIHGNDERISLENVVAGARAYTEMLLAVAGA, from the coding sequence ATGATGGATTGGAAGAGCCTCGGCGAGGAGGCCGTCGATCTCCTCCGGCGCTATCTGATGGTGGACACGACCAACCCGCCGGGGAAGGAGACCGACGGCGCGCGCTTTCTCGCCCAGGTGCTGGATGCCAACGGCCTCACATGCGAGATCGTGGAGTCCGCGCCGGGCCGCGGCAACCTCGTGGCGCGCCTTCGCGGCGACGGGTCGCTGCCCGGCATCGTCCTCCACCATCACATCGACGTGGTGTACGCGGCCCGCCGCTACTGGACCGTGGATCCCTTCGGCGGCGTGATCCAGGACGGCTACCTGTACGGCCGCGGCGCGCTGGACATGAAGTCCACCGGCGTTCTCCAGCTGGCGGCGGTGCTCGCCCTCCGGCGGGCGCGCGTTCCCCTCAAGCGCGACCTGATCCTGCTCGCCACGGCCGACGAGGAGGCGGGGAGCCGCTTCGGCGCGCAGTGGGTCGCCGACGAGCGGCGCCAGTGGCTCGCCGGCGCCGAGTACGCGCTCTCCGAGCTGGGCTTCATCGCCGCCCGGCCCGGCGCGAAGGCGCCGCTGGGCAGCATCGTGATCTCGGAGAAGACGGGGCTGCCGCTCAGGCTCACCGCGCGGAGCGCTCCCGGGCACGGCTCCATGCCGTGGCCGGACACGGCGCCGCACCGGCTCATCCGCGCGCTGGGGCGCCTGCTGGCCGCGGAGCGCCCCCCCCGCATCCTGCCCGAGACCCGGGAGTACTTCGCGCGGCTCGGCTCCGTCCTGCCCGGAGACCAGGCGTCGGGTCTCGACGACCTCGATCGTTTCCTCCAGGACCCGGCCTTCCGTGCCCGCTTCTACGGGAGCCCGCACCACGCGGCCATGGTCCGTACCACGTTCGCCGTGACCATGCTCAAGGGCAGCGAGAAGCGCAACGTCATCCCGCCCGAGGCCGTGGCGGAGATCGACTGCCGGATGCTCGCCGGCGAAGACCCCGAGGAGATCCGGGACTGGGTGCGGCAGGTCGTGGCGGACGGAGAGGTGGAGGTCGAGATCACCTCGCCCCCCAAGCAGCCGAATCTCTCGCCGCCGGACACGGAGCTCTACAAGCACCTGGCCGACGCGCTCCGCGGCCGGGCGCCGGGCGTCGTGGTGGTTCCGGAGATCCTCGTGGGCTTCACCGACAACTGGGTCTTCCGGCGCTGTGGCTTGCACGGCTACGGCTTCGGCCCCTTCGTCCTGGACGACGGCGAGGTCCGGCGCATCCACGGCAACGACGAGCGCATCTCGCTCGAGAACGTCGTCGCGGGGGCCCGGGCCTACACCGAGATGCTCCTGGCCGTCGCCGGGGCGTGA
- a CDS encoding amidase — protein sequence MSDRDLCFTPATELARLFRARKTSPLEVMQATLARIDAVNPTLNAYVTVVREQALQAARRATTALGRKGAALPPLHGVPVSIKDLTPTRGIRTTWGSKIYEHHVPEEDALIVQRLKAAGAIVVGKTNTPEFGAGGNTFNAVFGATRNPWNPALTCGGSSGGAAVALATGMGPLAQGSDLGGSLRIPAAFCGVVGFRTTPGLIPKYPVELAWDSLSVTGPMARTVADTALMLSVIAGPDDRAPLSYDVEARRFLRAVKAPSIRGWRVAWTPDLDGLVPVDAEVAAVAAGATRPFRALGARVQAACPDFGEVNDIVLGTRGLTMVAMHADKLPEWRDEMQKGLVWNIEQGLKLAPRDIARAEKARTALWYRVRAFMETHDLLILPTVAVPPFPVEKPYPTEINGKPLDNYTQWFFLTYGITVTGLPVISVPCGFTRSGLPVGLQIVGRRRQEAMVLRAAAAFEAACPWADRIPPAVPALA from the coding sequence GTGAGTGACCGCGATCTCTGCTTCACGCCCGCCACCGAGCTCGCCCGGCTGTTCCGGGCCCGCAAGACCTCGCCGCTCGAGGTGATGCAGGCCACGCTGGCGCGCATCGACGCCGTGAACCCGACGCTCAACGCCTACGTCACCGTGGTCCGCGAACAGGCGCTCCAGGCCGCACGGCGCGCGACGACCGCCCTGGGGCGAAAGGGCGCGGCGCTGCCTCCACTTCACGGGGTGCCGGTGTCGATCAAGGATCTGACCCCCACCAGGGGCATCCGCACCACGTGGGGCTCCAAGATCTACGAGCATCACGTCCCCGAGGAGGACGCGCTGATCGTCCAGCGCCTGAAGGCGGCGGGCGCCATCGTCGTCGGGAAGACGAACACCCCGGAGTTCGGCGCCGGCGGCAACACCTTCAACGCCGTCTTCGGCGCGACGCGGAACCCGTGGAACCCCGCGCTGACCTGCGGCGGCTCCAGCGGCGGGGCGGCTGTGGCGCTGGCCACCGGCATGGGCCCCCTCGCGCAGGGCTCCGATCTCGGCGGCTCGCTCCGGATCCCCGCGGCCTTCTGCGGCGTCGTCGGCTTCCGCACCACCCCGGGCCTCATCCCGAAATACCCGGTGGAGCTGGCATGGGACTCGCTCTCCGTCACCGGCCCCATGGCCCGGACGGTGGCCGACACCGCGCTCATGCTGTCGGTGATCGCCGGGCCGGACGACCGGGCGCCACTGTCCTATGACGTGGAGGCGCGCCGGTTCCTCCGGGCCGTGAAGGCGCCGTCGATCCGGGGCTGGCGCGTGGCCTGGACCCCCGATCTCGACGGGCTCGTCCCCGTCGATGCCGAGGTGGCGGCCGTGGCCGCGGGAGCGACGCGCCCCTTTCGTGCCCTCGGCGCCCGGGTCCAGGCCGCGTGCCCCGACTTCGGCGAGGTCAACGACATCGTGCTGGGCACCCGCGGACTCACCATGGTGGCGATGCACGCCGACAAGCTGCCCGAGTGGCGGGATGAGATGCAGAAGGGGCTCGTGTGGAACATCGAGCAGGGGCTCAAGCTCGCGCCCCGCGACATCGCCCGCGCGGAGAAGGCCAGGACGGCGCTCTGGTACCGGGTCAGGGCCTTCATGGAGACGCACGATCTGCTCATCCTGCCGACGGTGGCCGTGCCGCCGTTCCCCGTCGAGAAGCCCTACCCTACCGAGATCAACGGCAAGCCGCTCGACAACTACACCCAGTGGTTCTTCCTGACCTACGGCATCACGGTCACGGGGCTCCCGGTCATCTCGGTACCCTGCGGCTTCACGCGGTCGGGGCTTCCGGTCGGACTGCAGATCGTCGGGCGACGCCGCCAGGAAGCCATGGTGCTCCGGGCCGCGGCGGCCTTCGAGGCGGCCTGTCCCTGGGCGGACAGGATCCCGCCCGCGGTGCCCGCACTCGCCTGA
- the pdxA gene encoding 4-hydroxythreonine-4-phosphate dehydrogenase PdxA, translating to MSAPLPRLGITMGDPAGVGPEITAKALATPQVASTCRALVVGDGATLQATLDLLHSPLRLHAVSGLAECAFAPGTIECLDLRNVDPAALPKGAVSPEAGRAAYAYIERAVALCQDGQLDAIVTAPINKESLAAGGCEHTGHTEILARLSGTRDFAMLLVAPDLRVIHVTTHVALRRVPDLVTRDRVLGVVRLAHRAMTSLGAARPRIAVCGLNPHAGEGGLFGDEEQREIVPAVEAARLEGLEVHGPLPADTLFSRARGGEFDIVVAMYHDQGHVPVKTLGFTYDQQSGTWTGLSGVNVTVGLPFLRVSVDHGTAFDRAWQGIANPESMIEAIQLAVRMLGPARAP from the coding sequence ATGAGCGCTCCTCTTCCCCGGCTCGGCATCACCATGGGCGACCCGGCCGGCGTCGGTCCGGAAATCACCGCCAAGGCGCTGGCCACCCCGCAGGTCGCCTCGACATGCCGGGCCCTCGTCGTGGGCGACGGCGCCACCCTCCAGGCAACCCTCGATCTCCTCCACTCCCCGCTGCGGCTCCACGCCGTGAGCGGCCTCGCCGAGTGCGCCTTCGCCCCCGGCACCATCGAATGCCTCGATCTCCGGAACGTGGATCCCGCGGCGCTTCCGAAGGGCGCGGTGAGCCCCGAGGCGGGGCGGGCCGCCTACGCCTACATCGAGCGAGCGGTGGCGCTGTGCCAGGACGGCCAGCTCGACGCCATCGTCACCGCGCCCATCAACAAGGAGTCGCTGGCGGCGGGGGGATGCGAACACACCGGGCACACGGAGATCCTCGCCCGGCTCTCCGGGACGAGGGACTTCGCGATGCTGCTCGTGGCGCCGGACCTGCGGGTGATCCACGTCACGACCCATGTGGCGCTCAGGCGCGTGCCCGACCTCGTGACCCGCGATCGCGTGCTCGGCGTCGTGCGTCTCGCCCACCGGGCCATGACGAGCCTCGGGGCCGCGCGCCCCAGGATCGCGGTGTGCGGGCTCAACCCCCACGCGGGGGAGGGCGGTCTCTTCGGGGACGAGGAGCAGCGAGAGATCGTCCCGGCCGTGGAGGCCGCGCGCCTGGAAGGGCTCGAAGTCCACGGACCGCTGCCGGCGGACACTCTTTTCTCCCGCGCCCGCGGCGGAGAATTCGACATCGTCGTCGCCATGTACCACGACCAGGGGCATGTTCCGGTGAAGACGCTGGGCTTCACCTACGACCAGCAGAGCGGGACCTGGACGGGGCTGTCGGGGGTCAACGTGACGGTGGGGCTGCCCTTCCTGCGCGTGTCGGTGGATCACGGCACGGCCTTCGACCGGGCCTGGCAGGGCATCGCGAACCCCGAGAGCATGATCGAGGCGATCCAGCTGGCCGTGCGCATGCTCGGCCCGGCCCGGGCACCTTGA
- a CDS encoding ABC transporter permease gives MAPDGMAADAVAGKLAVRAAGGSDSLWAEAWRRFRRHRLATVGALVLGAMVLAVLVGPLVYTVPVNEIDFKAKLKAPSRFHPLGTDDLGQDLLARMLYGGRISLAVGVAAMLIAITVGTAIGAASGQAGGVLDNALMRLTDLFLSLPQLPLLLLIVYLFRDALRKAFGPELGIFILIVAVIGGLRWMPVARLVRAQFLTLREKEFVEAARGLGAPPLRQVVRHILPNAIGPVIVAGTIDVATAIIAESTLSFLGLGFPPDIPTWGRILFDAKDNLDFAPHWAIFPGTAIFLTVLAINFIGDGLRDALDPRKVL, from the coding sequence ATGGCTCCCGACGGCATGGCAGCGGACGCGGTGGCAGGGAAGCTGGCGGTCCGCGCCGCGGGCGGAAGCGATTCGCTGTGGGCCGAGGCCTGGCGGCGCTTCCGCCGCCACCGGCTCGCCACGGTCGGCGCCCTGGTCCTCGGCGCCATGGTGCTCGCCGTGCTCGTCGGGCCCCTCGTCTATACCGTGCCGGTCAACGAGATCGACTTCAAGGCGAAGCTGAAGGCGCCGTCACGTTTCCATCCCCTGGGCACCGACGACCTCGGCCAGGACCTGCTGGCGCGCATGCTCTACGGCGGTCGCATCTCGCTCGCCGTGGGCGTGGCCGCGATGCTCATCGCGATCACCGTCGGCACGGCCATCGGCGCCGCCTCCGGGCAGGCCGGCGGCGTCCTGGACAACGCGCTCATGCGCCTCACCGACCTCTTTCTGTCGCTGCCGCAGCTGCCGTTGCTGCTGCTGATCGTCTACCTCTTCCGGGACGCGCTCCGGAAGGCCTTCGGCCCCGAGCTGGGCATCTTCATCCTGATCGTCGCGGTGATCGGGGGCCTGCGCTGGATGCCCGTCGCCCGGCTCGTCCGCGCCCAGTTCCTCACCCTGCGCGAGAAGGAGTTCGTTGAGGCGGCCCGGGGACTGGGAGCTCCGCCCCTTCGGCAGGTCGTCCGGCACATCCTCCCCAATGCCATCGGGCCGGTGATCGTGGCGGGGACCATCGACGTGGCCACGGCGATCATCGCCGAGTCCACGCTCTCCTTCCTGGGGCTGGGCTTCCCGCCGGACATCCCCACCTGGGGGCGAATCCTCTTCGACGCCAAGGACAATCTCGACTTCGCACCCCACTGGGCCATCTTCCCTGGGACGGCGATCTTCCTGACCGTCCTGGCCATCAACTTCATCGGCGACGGGCTCCGGGACGCACTCGACCCGCGCAAGGTCCTGTAG
- a CDS encoding ABC transporter permease translates to MSKYVLRRLLISIPSLVGISVVLFAVLALAPGDPFEELATNPNVPPEVRANLRLQFGLDDPIAIRYVRWFTSMLKGDWGFSFVSRVDVDTLILQRLPTTLFVLGSALVLGILVALPIGILSATRPYSVFDQIATTLAFVGFSLPTFFTGLLFILLFSIYLDWLPFIYRADIDAQGLAWLWASIKQGIMPIAVLGLFQGATLTRFVRSSVLEVIRLDYVNTARAKGLSERITVVKHVVRNALIPVVTLLALQIPGIFAGAVVTEQIFRVPGIGSLLIASILSNDTPVIMAVTFVFSCLVVLSNLLADIVYGWLDPRISYR, encoded by the coding sequence ATGTCCAAGTACGTCCTCCGCCGCCTGCTGATCTCCATCCCCTCGCTCGTCGGGATCAGCGTCGTCCTCTTCGCGGTGCTCGCACTGGCGCCCGGCGACCCCTTCGAGGAGCTCGCCACCAACCCCAATGTCCCCCCCGAGGTGCGGGCCAACCTCCGTCTGCAGTTCGGCCTCGACGACCCCATCGCCATCCGCTACGTGCGCTGGTTCACCTCCATGCTCAAGGGGGACTGGGGCTTCTCCTTCGTGAGCCGCGTCGACGTGGACACTCTCATCCTGCAGCGCCTGCCGACGACCCTCTTCGTCCTGGGCTCCGCCCTGGTGCTGGGGATCCTGGTGGCGCTGCCCATCGGGATCCTGTCGGCCACGCGCCCGTACTCGGTCTTCGACCAGATCGCCACCACGCTGGCCTTCGTCGGCTTCTCGCTGCCCACCTTCTTCACCGGGCTCCTCTTCATCCTCCTCTTCAGCATCTACCTCGACTGGCTCCCGTTCATCTACCGGGCCGACATCGACGCCCAGGGGCTCGCCTGGCTCTGGGCCAGCATCAAGCAGGGCATCATGCCCATCGCGGTGCTGGGGCTCTTCCAGGGCGCCACGCTCACCCGCTTCGTCCGCTCCTCGGTGCTGGAGGTGATCCGGCTCGACTACGTCAACACGGCCCGGGCCAAGGGGCTCTCGGAGCGCATCACCGTGGTCAAGCACGTGGTGCGGAACGCCCTCATCCCGGTCGTCACGCTGCTCGCGCTCCAGATCCCGGGCATCTTCGCCGGCGCGGTGGTGACCGAGCAGATCTTCCGCGTGCCTGGCATCGGCTCGCTCCTCATCGCCTCCATCCTGTCCAACGACACACCCGTCATCATGGCGGTCACCTTTGTCTTCTCGTGTCTGGTGGTGCTGTCCAACCTGCTGGCCGACATCGTCTACGGCTGGCTCGATCCCCGGATCTCGTACCGGTAG
- a CDS encoding peptide ABC transporter substrate-binding protein: protein MEERELRSLIVQVKAGALSRRRFVQMMVGLGLTAPMAGQMLASAGVAQAQGKLAYKPTKRGGGGALKALWWQGATLLNPHFAVGTKDQDGSRIFYEPLASWDPDGTLVPILAAEIPSIQNGGLARDGKSVTWKLKRGVSWHDGKPFTADDCVFNWEYAADPATAAVSIGTYKDVKVEKVDSHTVKVLFPKPTPFWADVFCGVRGMLIPKHLFEAYKGGKSREAPNNLKPVGTGAYRFVDFKPGDVVRGELNPAYHMPNRPSFDTIEMKGGGDAISAARAVIQTAEYDYAWNLQVEDEILKRLEQGGKGRADIVAGGNIEHIQLNNTDPWKEVEGERSSAKTKHPFLTDPAVRLALNLLVDRGSVQEQIYGRTGIATANFLNQPARFASKNTRWDLNIDKANQILEAAGWKKGPDGLRAKGGVKLKMVFQTSINAPRQKTQQIVKQAAARAGIDMELKSVTASVYFSSDVANPDTYTKFYTDIQMYTTTMTQPDAELFMNQFTSWEVASKANKWQGRNITRWRSEEYDKTYRAAESELDPVKRAALFVKMNDLVIQNVVVIPVVFRPRVAAISNRLRAEQSGWDSDFWNLPNWYREG from the coding sequence ATGGAAGAGCGCGAACTCAGGTCGCTGATCGTTCAGGTGAAGGCCGGCGCGCTGAGCCGCCGGCGCTTCGTCCAGATGATGGTGGGCCTCGGGCTCACCGCGCCGATGGCCGGCCAGATGCTGGCCTCGGCCGGGGTGGCCCAGGCGCAGGGCAAGCTCGCCTACAAACCGACGAAGCGGGGAGGCGGCGGGGCGCTCAAGGCGCTGTGGTGGCAGGGCGCCACCTTGCTGAACCCGCATTTCGCGGTGGGCACCAAGGACCAGGACGGCTCGCGGATCTTCTACGAGCCCCTGGCCTCCTGGGATCCCGACGGGACCCTCGTGCCGATCCTCGCCGCCGAGATCCCCTCGATCCAGAACGGCGGGCTCGCCCGGGACGGCAAGTCGGTGACGTGGAAGCTCAAGCGGGGCGTCTCGTGGCACGACGGCAAGCCCTTCACGGCCGACGACTGCGTCTTCAACTGGGAGTACGCGGCCGACCCCGCCACCGCGGCCGTCAGCATCGGCACCTACAAGGACGTGAAGGTCGAGAAGGTCGACAGCCACACCGTCAAGGTCCTCTTCCCGAAGCCCACGCCCTTCTGGGCCGACGTCTTCTGCGGCGTGCGCGGCATGCTCATCCCCAAGCACCTCTTCGAGGCCTACAAGGGGGGCAAGAGCCGCGAGGCGCCCAACAACCTCAAGCCGGTGGGCACCGGGGCCTACCGGTTCGTGGACTTCAAGCCCGGGGACGTGGTCCGGGGCGAGCTCAACCCCGCCTACCACATGCCCAACCGGCCTTCCTTCGACACCATCGAGATGAAGGGGGGCGGCGATGCGATCTCGGCGGCCCGGGCCGTGATCCAGACCGCCGAGTACGACTACGCCTGGAACCTGCAGGTGGAGGACGAGATCCTCAAACGGCTCGAGCAGGGCGGCAAGGGGCGCGCCGACATCGTGGCCGGCGGCAACATCGAGCACATCCAGCTCAACAACACCGACCCGTGGAAGGAGGTCGAGGGGGAGCGATCGAGCGCCAAGACGAAGCACCCCTTCCTCACCGACCCGGCCGTGCGCCTGGCGCTGAACCTCCTGGTGGATCGCGGGTCCGTCCAGGAGCAGATCTACGGCCGCACCGGCATCGCCACCGCCAACTTCCTCAACCAGCCGGCGCGCTTCGCCTCCAAGAACACGAGGTGGGATCTCAACATCGACAAGGCGAACCAGATCCTGGAAGCCGCGGGCTGGAAGAAGGGTCCGGACGGCCTCCGCGCCAAGGGAGGCGTCAAGCTCAAGATGGTGTTCCAGACCTCCATCAACGCCCCGCGGCAGAAGACGCAGCAGATCGTCAAGCAGGCGGCCGCCAGGGCCGGGATCGACATGGAGCTCAAGTCGGTGACCGCGTCCGTCTACTTCTCGTCGGACGTGGCCAACCCCGACACCTACACGAAGTTCTACACCGACATCCAGATGTACACGACCACGATGACACAGCCCGACGCCGAGCTGTTCATGAACCAGTTCACGTCCTGGGAGGTCGCCTCCAAGGCCAACAAGTGGCAGGGCCGGAACATCACGCGCTGGCGGAGCGAGGAGTACGACAAGACGTACCGCGCGGCGGAGAGCGAGCTGGATCCCGTCAAGCGCGCGGCGCTGTTCGTCAAGATGAACGATCTCGTGATCCAGAACGTCGTGGTCATCCCGGTGGTGTTCCGCCCCCGGGTGGCTGCCATCTCCAACCGGCTGCGGGCCGAGCAGAGCGGGTGGGACTCCGACTTCTGGAACCTGCCGAACTGGTACCGCGAGGGGTAG